A portion of the Chelmon rostratus isolate fCheRos1 chromosome 15, fCheRos1.pri, whole genome shotgun sequence genome contains these proteins:
- the cfl2 gene encoding cofilin-2, which produces MASGVTVNDEVIRVFNDMKVRKSSTQDEVKKRKKAVLFCLSEDRKKIIVEEGKQILVGDIGETVDDPYACFVKLLPLNDCRYGLYDATYETKESKKEDLVFIFWAPDGAPLKSKMIYASSKDAIKKKFTGIKHEWQVNGLDDIQDRSTLAEKLGGNVVVSLEGKPM; this is translated from the exons ATG GCGTCAGGTGTCACAGTGAACGATGAGGTCATCAGGGTGTTCAACGACATGAAGGTGAGGAAGTCTTCGACCCAGGatgaggtgaagaagaggaagaaggcgGTGCTGTTCTGTCTGAGCGAGGACAGGAAGAAGATCATCGTGGAGGAGGGGAAGCAGATCCTGGTGGGGGACATCGGGGAGACGGTGGACGACCCCTACGCTTGCTTCGTCAAGCTCCTCCCCCTCAACGACTGCAGATACGGCCTGTACGACGCCACCTACGAGACCAAGGAGTCCAAAAAGGAGGACCTCGTCTTCATCTTCTG GGCTCCAGATGGCGCTCCACTGAAGAGCAAGATGATCTACGCCAGCTCTAAAGATGCCATCAAAAAGAAGTTTACAG GTATCAAACACGAGTGGCAGGTGAACGGTCTGGACGACATCCAGGACCGCAGCACGCTGGCCGAGAAGCTGGGCGGGAACGTGGTGGTGTCTCTGGAGGGCAAGCCGATGTGA